The Niastella koreensis GR20-10 genome includes a window with the following:
- a CDS encoding RagB/SusD family nutrient uptake outer membrane protein has protein sequence MKKFIIFTILTLPVIFSACKKDLEIDNPNNPTINNFWKTATDAQTGVNSIYSTFHRVGFCRNQFFMTIVRSDEGFSTSPNSTLINNFDVFNVTNYNLWEATTVWYDLYMGINRANQVLDNVPNISMDNTLKAQYLGEAKFLRGFFYYYLATLWGNVPVLLKTSTPTDYPGTTQQADVYAQAEKDFTDAAAALPETYDGANVGRATKGAAYGMLGKCYMQMHDYAKAQQAFDWLINGNGKNIYRLVTNYRDNFVEASENNTESVFEIQNAVNTTDNHDDDTQGNSDNLNYGTSIPPFFAPRPIGFTDGQARRWCVWEFLVEKTNSGGRDPRVDASFLYDSTDVRGPDFSMIYGQSFSSRNYSNVSGDPIAVATTHTVYFRKFLDDAIINYEYFHSGNNYRYLRYADILLLYAEALNAQGQTTQAYAYVDKVRARAGLPTLSTAKPGLSQSQFLAQLKHERVTELCGEGHRWEDLVRWGDLSTALAARDAGFANYQDKYALLPIPQYDRDVNPNLKQNPGW, from the coding sequence ATGAAAAAATTTATCATCTTCACCATACTAACGTTGCCGGTCATTTTCAGCGCCTGTAAAAAAGACCTGGAAATTGACAATCCCAATAACCCGACGATCAATAATTTCTGGAAAACGGCTACCGATGCACAAACCGGCGTCAACAGCATTTACAGCACCTTTCACCGCGTGGGGTTTTGCCGTAACCAGTTTTTTATGACCATTGTGCGCTCGGATGAAGGGTTCAGCACCAGTCCCAACTCTACACTGATAAACAATTTTGATGTATTCAATGTAACCAACTATAATTTGTGGGAAGCTACCACGGTTTGGTATGATCTGTATATGGGCATCAACCGGGCCAATCAGGTGTTGGACAATGTGCCGAACATTTCAATGGACAATACCCTGAAAGCGCAATACCTCGGGGAGGCAAAATTCCTGCGGGGATTCTTTTATTACTACCTCGCCACTTTGTGGGGAAATGTACCGGTGCTCTTAAAAACGTCAACGCCTACCGATTATCCGGGCACCACTCAGCAGGCTGATGTGTATGCACAGGCAGAAAAAGATTTCACCGATGCCGCAGCCGCCTTGCCCGAAACCTATGACGGCGCCAATGTGGGGCGCGCTACCAAAGGGGCCGCCTACGGCATGCTGGGTAAATGTTACATGCAAATGCACGACTATGCAAAGGCGCAACAGGCATTCGACTGGCTGATCAATGGCAATGGAAAAAACATCTACCGCCTTGTAACAAACTACCGCGATAATTTCGTGGAAGCTTCGGAAAACAATACTGAATCGGTATTTGAGATCCAGAACGCGGTGAACACTACAGATAACCATGATGATGATACGCAGGGCAATTCAGACAACCTGAACTATGGTACCTCTATACCACCTTTCTTCGCGCCGCGGCCCATTGGGTTTACCGATGGGCAGGCCCGCCGCTGGTGTGTATGGGAGTTCCTGGTGGAGAAAACAAACAGTGGTGGCAGGGACCCGCGCGTGGATGCCAGTTTCCTGTATGATTCCACCGATGTAAGAGGCCCGGATTTCAGCATGATCTATGGACAAAGCTTTTCTTCCCGCAACTATAGCAATGTAAGCGGCGATCCTATTGCCGTGGCCACCACGCATACCGTTTACTTCCGCAAGTTTTTAGATGATGCCATCATTAACTATGAATACTTTCATTCAGGTAACAATTACCGTTACCTTCGGTATGCAGATATCCTGTTGTTGTATGCCGAAGCATTGAATGCGCAGGGGCAAACCACGCAGGCTTATGCCTATGTAGACAAAGTACGGGCAAGAGCGGGGTTACCTACGCTCAGCACCGCAAAGCCAGGCCTTTCGCAATCCCAGTTTCTGGCGCAGCTAAAACATGAGCGCGTAACCGAATTATGCGGCGAAGGACATCGCTGGGAAGACCTGGTAAGGTGGGGTGACCTGAGTACAGCGCTGGCGGCCAGGGACGCAGGCTTTGCCAATTACCAGGACAAATATGCCCTGTTGCCTATTCCACAATATGACAGAGATGTAAACCCGAACCTGAAACAAAATCCGGGATGGTAA
- a CDS encoding ABC transporter ATP-binding protein, with protein MTFSMEKGSVYALLGSNGAGKTTLFNLITGFIRPAHGEIVFNTEKITSLPPFQRNRMGIGRTFQHVRLIGRLTVLENLILAMPGNKTDHWGKALLPGFLYRASYRPLQEKAYELCERFFLSQVKHARIAEISYGQQKLLSLACCVANGASMLLLDEVVAGIQPEYRRKIAMIIRQLKEEGKTIFFIEHNIEFVSEIADSIFFLHEGKITVFKNVEVFRKDKQVMDAYT; from the coding sequence ATAACTTTTTCGATGGAGAAGGGAAGTGTGTATGCGTTGTTGGGAAGCAATGGCGCGGGTAAGACAACCCTGTTCAATCTCATTACAGGTTTTATCCGGCCGGCCCATGGGGAAATCGTTTTCAATACGGAGAAAATAACTTCGCTTCCGCCCTTTCAAAGAAACCGGATGGGTATAGGAAGGACTTTCCAGCATGTTCGCCTGATCGGCAGATTGACTGTATTGGAAAACCTTATTCTCGCTATGCCAGGCAATAAAACTGATCATTGGGGTAAGGCTCTTCTTCCAGGATTTTTATATCGCGCCAGCTATCGTCCCTTGCAGGAAAAAGCGTATGAATTATGTGAACGCTTTTTTCTCAGCCAGGTAAAGCATGCCCGGATAGCTGAAATATCTTATGGCCAGCAAAAGCTTCTTTCGCTGGCCTGCTGCGTAGCCAATGGTGCATCCATGTTACTGCTGGATGAAGTAGTAGCCGGCATTCAGCCCGAATACCGCAGAAAGATAGCTATGATTATCCGGCAGTTAAAAGAAGAAGGCAAGACTATCTTTTTCATTGAACACAATATTGAGTTCGTGTCGGAGATTGCAGATAGCATATTTTTTCTTCACGAAGGCAAAATCACTGTTTTTAAGAATGTGGAAGTTTTTCGTAAGGATAAGCAAGTGATGGATGCATATACCTGA
- a CDS encoding cellulase family glycosylhydrolase, protein MIRRKNYLAFITTVLLVAIMTACGGPASSPEKEKVAATDSTATRTTWSAQQATSWFASQPWFVGANFLPSTAMNQLEMWQKETFDTATIDKEFGWAESLGMNIMRVFLHNLVWQNDSSGFYDRMNTLLQIADKHHIKIMFTIFDSVWDPFPKAGTQHAPVPFVHNSGWVQSPGENILKDSTQYPMLEKYVKAVVGHFASDSRIIMWDVWNEPDNTNDPAYIKVEIPNKAAVVLPLLKKTFAWARAANPTQPLTSGIWAGNWAADSTLKPMEKVQLEESDVLSFHCYDDSARLEQKINQLQRYGKPLFCTEYMARPTKSTFQNCLPIGKKHKVAMINWGFVNGKSQTIFPWDSWKKAYHSEPPLWFHDIFRKDGTPYKAEEVAFIKQETGK, encoded by the coding sequence ATGATCAGACGGAAAAATTATCTTGCTTTTATCACCACAGTTCTACTGGTAGCCATCATGACGGCCTGCGGCGGTCCTGCATCGTCGCCCGAAAAAGAAAAGGTTGCTGCAACGGATAGCACCGCAACACGAACAACCTGGAGTGCGCAACAGGCTACCAGCTGGTTTGCCAGCCAGCCCTGGTTTGTGGGGGCGAATTTTTTACCCAGTACGGCCATGAACCAGTTGGAGATGTGGCAAAAAGAAACGTTCGATACCGCAACCATCGATAAAGAATTTGGCTGGGCCGAATCACTGGGCATGAATATCATGCGGGTGTTCCTGCACAACCTGGTTTGGCAAAATGATTCGTCCGGCTTTTATGACCGTATGAATACCCTGCTACAGATTGCCGATAAGCACCATATCAAAATCATGTTTACTATTTTTGATTCGGTCTGGGACCCATTCCCCAAGGCAGGTACGCAGCATGCACCGGTACCGTTTGTGCACAATTCCGGCTGGGTGCAAAGTCCGGGGGAAAACATTTTGAAAGACTCTACGCAATACCCCATGCTGGAAAAATATGTAAAGGCGGTGGTTGGGCATTTTGCCAGTGACTCCCGCATCATTATGTGGGATGTTTGGAATGAGCCGGACAATACCAATGACCCGGCTTATATAAAAGTGGAAATACCCAACAAAGCAGCCGTAGTACTGCCCCTGTTGAAAAAAACATTTGCCTGGGCGCGTGCGGCCAATCCCACCCAGCCGCTTACTTCGGGCATCTGGGCTGGTAACTGGGCGGCAGACAGCACGCTGAAGCCGATGGAAAAAGTGCAGCTGGAAGAATCGGATGTGTTGTCGTTTCACTGTTATGATGATTCGGCGCGGCTGGAACAGAAAATAAATCAATTGCAGCGTTACGGCAAACCGTTATTTTGCACCGAGTATATGGCCAGACCCACTAAAAGCACCTTTCAAAACTGTTTACCCATAGGTAAAAAACATAAAGTGGCCATGATCAACTGGGGTTTTGTAAATGGCAAATCACAGACCATTTTTCCCTGGGACAGCTGGAAAAAAGCTTATCACAGCGAACCGCCGTTGTGGTTCCATGATATTTTCCGGAAGGATGGTACGCCTTATAAAGCGGAAGAAGTAGCGTTTATAAAACAGGAAACAGGAAAATAA
- a CDS encoding SusC/RagA family TonB-linked outer membrane protein: MNCPTSQKPYGMLMLLRAHKLTAFTILLLFFLPTITFSQTLSIKGKITDDAGIPVPGVTIQEKGTAAAAVTDAAGNYMLTVQPNATLLISHIGYLTQTIQAGSRSVINVSLAPEATGMADVVVIGYQTVRRKDLTGATGVVKMEDATKISTGSVAEQLQGLVPGVTVRNGGAPGQNAAIEIRGVGSFGNANPLYVIDGMIADANVTINPDDIASVQILKDASASAIYGSRAGNGVILITTKKGKSGEPRVTASAKYGIQQLHKTWDMMSAPQYLQTVKQEYANSAVALPADVTAQLNNNTINTDWQKATYQQAAYQDYNASISGGSGGGNYYLSGGYYSNEGTVAGNGFNRGSMRLNTEVKKGIVTVGENMLLSLSNGKYPGGGVNAFYNSAQMLPTIMVQGDQYKDANLYPANPGGWGLGSSNNPTYANNYLANVALDKVNFSYAKIVGNAYLGVKLTPWLDYKFNVGLETSFDYTKEVRDTGVWRYTNQPPQTFVSEGRSRYVNFLMEHTLNFNKTFGLHAINGVAGFSRADQGRDYTNASKNLLQDVNGNLFTTIGSALGAPAASGGLNNKWRNHGWLGRVNYAYADKYLLTVSGRIDQDSRFGPNYRTGYFPSAALGWRISKEDFFNVDWIKDLKLRGSYGKLGFSDVLTAWQYIGYLNTDPRAIYGTGQTPQVGAYQAVITNPNLRWETRLQTNVGADAQLFNNALAVSVDWYRSLSKDVLVLVPLPQYLGSAGSPYVNTGSIRNTGIEMAVTYKNYNHALKWDVSGNFTTIKNKVLSVGNQGVDVNGHAIDYLEPANFVRSQVGHAMASWYVIKTDGIFQNQGEIDAYKNKAGTIIQPNAKPGDIRYVDANGDGLINDQDRTFAGSPWPSLQTGLQFNASYKNFSLNMQLVGVFGNKIYDDVRRAIDNYQLTNFRKDINPWSPTNPGGTDPRLAVDNGNDPTVSVNNMGETNRWLENGSYVRLRNLEIGYSLPAAWTSKIKFHTARVFISAQNLLTITKYKGLDPDISNSNLGMRGLDSGFWPSSRIFSAGVNIDL, encoded by the coding sequence ATGAACTGTCCGACTTCACAAAAGCCGTACGGAATGCTCATGTTGCTACGTGCACATAAGCTCACCGCTTTCACCATATTGCTTTTGTTTTTTCTTCCCACCATTACTTTTTCGCAAACGCTTTCCATCAAAGGAAAAATAACTGATGATGCAGGTATCCCGGTACCGGGTGTAACCATCCAGGAAAAGGGTACTGCTGCCGCAGCCGTTACCGATGCCGCCGGCAATTACATGCTTACGGTTCAACCCAATGCAACGCTGCTGATCAGTCACATTGGCTATCTTACCCAAACTATCCAGGCAGGCAGCCGGTCTGTTATTAACGTTTCACTGGCGCCTGAGGCAACCGGGATGGCCGATGTGGTGGTGATCGGTTATCAAACCGTTCGCCGTAAGGACCTCACCGGTGCTACCGGTGTTGTAAAAATGGAGGATGCAACAAAGATCTCTACCGGTTCTGTGGCGGAACAATTGCAGGGACTGGTGCCCGGTGTTACTGTAAGAAATGGCGGCGCGCCAGGGCAGAATGCTGCTATTGAAATAAGAGGCGTGGGTAGTTTTGGGAATGCCAATCCGCTCTATGTGATCGATGGCATGATCGCAGATGCCAATGTAACCATCAATCCCGATGATATCGCCTCCGTACAGATCCTCAAGGATGCTTCGGCTTCTGCTATTTATGGATCGCGTGCAGGCAACGGGGTCATCTTAATCACCACAAAAAAAGGAAAAAGCGGCGAACCCAGAGTAACTGCTTCCGCTAAATACGGAATTCAACAGCTGCATAAAACCTGGGACATGATGAGTGCGCCGCAATACCTGCAAACGGTAAAGCAGGAATACGCCAATTCCGCCGTGGCGCTGCCAGCAGATGTAACCGCTCAACTGAACAACAATACCATTAACACCGACTGGCAAAAAGCCACCTACCAGCAGGCGGCTTACCAGGATTATAATGCTTCCATTTCAGGAGGTTCGGGCGGCGGTAACTATTATTTATCGGGCGGCTATTACTCCAACGAAGGAACCGTGGCAGGGAACGGTTTTAACCGGGGAAGCATGCGCCTCAATACCGAAGTAAAAAAGGGCATTGTTACGGTAGGCGAAAATATGCTGTTAAGCCTCAGTAATGGTAAGTACCCGGGTGGGGGCGTGAACGCCTTCTACAATTCGGCGCAGATGTTGCCCACTATCATGGTGCAGGGTGATCAATATAAAGATGCCAACCTGTACCCCGCCAATCCCGGCGGCTGGGGACTGGGTTCTTCCAATAATCCAACTTATGCCAACAACTACCTGGCCAATGTAGCGTTGGATAAAGTGAACTTCAGCTACGCAAAAATTGTAGGCAATGCATACCTGGGTGTAAAGTTGACTCCGTGGCTCGACTATAAATTCAATGTGGGTTTGGAAACCAGCTTCGACTATACCAAGGAAGTGCGCGATACAGGCGTGTGGCGCTATACCAACCAGCCGCCGCAAACATTTGTAAGTGAAGGCCGGTCGCGATACGTGAATTTCCTGATGGAGCACACATTAAACTTCAATAAAACTTTCGGGCTGCACGCTATCAACGGGGTAGCGGGTTTTTCCCGGGCCGATCAGGGACGTGACTATACGAATGCTTCCAAAAACCTGTTGCAGGATGTGAACGGAAACTTGTTCACTACCATAGGTTCTGCTTTGGGCGCACCGGCCGCCAGCGGCGGGTTGAACAATAAATGGAGAAACCATGGCTGGCTGGGCCGCGTCAATTACGCCTATGCCGACAAATACCTGCTGACCGTCTCCGGCAGAATTGACCAGGATTCGCGGTTTGGCCCCAATTACCGCACCGGGTATTTCCCTTCCGCCGCATTGGGTTGGAGGATCAGCAAAGAAGACTTCTTTAACGTAGACTGGATAAAAGACCTCAAATTGCGCGGTTCTTATGGCAAACTGGGCTTCAGCGATGTGTTGACTGCCTGGCAGTATATAGGTTATCTCAATACAGATCCACGGGCTATTTACGGCACCGGACAAACGCCCCAGGTAGGGGCTTACCAGGCGGTGATCACCAATCCAAATTTAAGATGGGAAACCCGCCTGCAAACAAACGTGGGCGCCGATGCCCAGTTGTTTAACAATGCATTGGCCGTGTCAGTAGACTGGTACCGCTCGCTCTCAAAAGATGTGCTGGTGCTGGTGCCCCTGCCGCAATACCTGGGCAGCGCGGGCAGCCCTTATGTAAACACAGGTTCTATCCGCAATACCGGCATTGAGATGGCTGTAACCTACAAAAATTATAACCACGCATTGAAATGGGATGTTAGCGGCAATTTCACTACCATCAAAAACAAAGTATTATCGGTAGGAAACCAGGGGGTGGATGTCAACGGACATGCGATCGATTACCTGGAGCCTGCTAATTTCGTCCGCTCACAGGTAGGTCATGCCATGGCATCGTGGTATGTGATTAAAACAGATGGCATCTTTCAGAATCAGGGGGAGATCGACGCCTATAAAAATAAAGCAGGCACCATCATTCAACCGAATGCCAAACCCGGCGATATCCGGTATGTGGATGCCAATGGCGATGGGCTGATCAATGACCAGGACAGAACGTTTGCCGGCTCCCCATGGCCTTCGCTGCAAACCGGTTTACAGTTCAATGCCAGCTATAAAAATTTCTCGCTCAATATGCAACTGGTAGGTGTATTCGGCAATAAGATCTATGACGACGTGCGGCGCGCTATAGATAATTATCAATTGACCAATTTCAGAAAAGACATCAATCCCTGGTCGCCCACCAATCCCGGCGGTACCGATCCCAGGCTGGCGGTAGACAATGGCAACGATCCCACTGTATCGGTAAATAATATGGGCGAAACCAATCGCTGGCTGGAGAACGGTTCCTATGTGCGGCTCCGTAACCTGGAAATAGGGTATTCATTACCGGCTGCCTGGACCAGTAAAATAAAATTCCATACAGCCAGGGTTTTCATCAGTGCACAAAACCTGTTGACCATTACCAAATATAAAGGCCTTGATCCGGATATTTCCAATAGCAACCTGGGCATGCGCGGTCTTGATTCAGGGTTTTGGCCATCCAGCCGCATTTTTTCAGCCGGGGTAAATATCGATCTGTGA
- a CDS encoding glycoside hydrolase family 43 protein: protein MKTIFFISFMALIACSRGGSGGGGEQPPKADTTFTNPLLSSGPDPWVLQKDGYYYFMRTLGNRLAISKTQYLDKLSNASPVTVWTPPAGMAWSTDIWAPELHFVNNKWYIYFAADSAGINSTHRIYVLENAAADPMNVGTWVFKGKLMETADKWAIDATIFTYNGSNYAAWSGWQGNSDGEQDIYIAKMQDAYTLGSRVLISKPTYPWEKISTNVFVNEGPEALFNSSGNLFLTYSANGCWTDDYCLGMLTLKPGGDPLNAADWTKSANPVFTKNTSGNAFGPGHNGFFKSPDGKEDWIIYHANSASGQGCGDQRNPRMQKVGWNTDGTPNFGVPVGTGVQIKKPSGE, encoded by the coding sequence ATGAAAACAATCTTTTTTATTTCCTTTATGGCGCTCATCGCCTGCTCACGCGGCGGGTCGGGTGGAGGAGGCGAACAACCGCCCAAAGCAGATACTACTTTTACCAATCCATTGTTATCGTCAGGGCCCGATCCGTGGGTGCTGCAAAAAGATGGCTATTATTATTTCATGCGTACACTCGGCAACCGGCTGGCCATTTCCAAAACACAATACCTGGATAAATTGTCGAATGCCTCGCCGGTAACGGTTTGGACACCCCCCGCAGGGATGGCCTGGTCAACCGACATCTGGGCGCCCGAGTTGCATTTCGTGAACAATAAATGGTATATTTATTTTGCGGCCGACAGTGCGGGCATCAACAGCACCCACCGCATCTATGTGCTGGAGAATGCGGCGGCCGATCCCATGAATGTCGGCACCTGGGTATTTAAAGGCAAACTGATGGAAACTGCCGACAAGTGGGCCATCGATGCCACCATCTTTACGTATAACGGCAGTAACTATGCGGCCTGGAGCGGCTGGCAGGGGAACAGCGATGGCGAGCAGGATATTTATATTGCAAAAATGCAGGATGCGTATACATTGGGCAGCAGGGTATTGATTTCAAAACCCACCTATCCCTGGGAGAAGATCAGCACCAATGTATTTGTGAACGAAGGGCCCGAAGCCCTGTTCAACAGCAGTGGCAATCTTTTTCTTACGTATTCGGCCAACGGGTGCTGGACAGATGATTATTGTTTAGGCATGCTGACGTTAAAACCCGGCGGCGACCCGCTGAACGCGGCAGACTGGACAAAATCGGCCAACCCTGTTTTTACCAAAAACACCAGTGGAAATGCGTTTGGTCCGGGCCATAACGGGTTCTTTAAATCGCCGGATGGCAAAGAAGACTGGATCATTTACCACGCCAATTCAGCCAGCGGACAGGGATGCGGCGATCAGCGAAACCCCCGGATGCAAAAAGTAGGCTGGAATACTGATGGTACCCCTAACTTTGGCGTTCCTGTAGGAACCGGGGTACAAATTAAAAAACCATCAGGCGAATAA
- a CDS encoding ABC transporter substrate-binding protein, with amino-acid sequence MKILSKLWILFTPSLLLTLYYSCNEAPAQPKKFITIGVVAPLSGNNASYGDILRQGFDMAFGGDSSIRLDYQDSKFDPTTAVSATTKLIGDSVKIILGEVASGVTMAIAPIAEKNKVVLFTTISSTDRLRTAGDYIFRNIPRNEVQGKTVAEFMYNQLKIRSAALFSMNDEYGVNISRSFKETFTALGGIIAFEGAFKKGDQDFRTALAKIKASGAQAMFIPGDKNEPAIILKQAKELDLNIPIVGGDGSSNADVIAIAGNSSEGFYCSNVLVDTTSAYYQQYHKQFVDKYHKEPGAYDAYAYEGAMIILEAVRNAGNNAEKVKEYLYTHTFPSMTGPLKFDRDGEVDRLWGIYRVINGKFTEIK; translated from the coding sequence ATGAAAATACTCAGTAAGTTATGGATCCTGTTTACGCCATCACTTTTACTCACACTTTACTATTCATGTAACGAAGCACCGGCGCAACCAAAAAAATTTATCACCATAGGTGTGGTTGCACCGCTCAGCGGCAACAATGCTTCTTATGGTGATATTCTGCGGCAAGGTTTTGACATGGCCTTCGGGGGAGATTCCTCTATCAGGCTGGATTACCAGGATTCTAAATTCGATCCCACCACGGCGGTATCGGCCACCACCAAGCTGATCGGTGATTCCGTGAAGATCATTTTAGGTGAGGTCGCATCCGGCGTTACTATGGCAATAGCTCCTATTGCAGAAAAAAATAAGGTGGTGCTTTTTACTACCATTTCCTCTACTGACCGTCTACGCACAGCCGGCGATTACATTTTCAGAAATATTCCCCGTAATGAAGTACAGGGCAAAACAGTAGCGGAGTTCATGTATAACCAACTGAAAATACGATCTGCCGCACTTTTTAGCATGAATGATGAGTACGGGGTCAATATTTCCCGAAGCTTTAAAGAAACCTTTACGGCATTGGGCGGTATCATTGCCTTTGAAGGTGCTTTTAAGAAAGGTGACCAGGATTTCAGGACAGCGCTTGCTAAAATCAAAGCCTCCGGTGCGCAAGCTATGTTCATTCCTGGTGATAAAAATGAGCCGGCCATTATTTTGAAACAGGCGAAAGAGCTTGATCTAAATATACCCATTGTAGGTGGCGATGGTTCGTCCAATGCGGATGTGATCGCCATCGCCGGTAACAGTTCAGAAGGTTTCTACTGTTCAAATGTGCTTGTAGACACTACCAGCGCCTACTACCAACAGTACCATAAACAGTTTGTTGATAAATACCACAAAGAGCCTGGCGCCTACGATGCTTACGCCTATGAGGGAGCGATGATTATCCTCGAGGCTGTCCGCAATGCCGGCAACAATGCGGAGAAGGTGAAAGAATATCTGTATACCCACACGTTCCCATCCATGACAGGTCCGCTTAAATTCGACAGGGATGGGGAAGTGGACCGGCTATGGGGTATTTACCGTGTCATCAATGGCAAGTTCACTGAAATAAAATAG
- a CDS encoding alanyl-tRNA editing protein: MTVRKLFWDDPYQTSLVTHVKSVENGVITLFETIAYAFSGGQQSDTGTMNGYKIITARKEGKEIYYILEEGHALQAGDEVRIEIDWDARYKLMKLHFAAEIILELVNQHFGCPVKIGANITTEKSRLDFIWENNISEMFPLLTAKAKEIIDADLPIESAFSDPVNEVRYWRIEGFGQVPCGGTHIKTTGEIGPIQLKRNRQGKNKERIEIYLT; encoded by the coding sequence ATGACGGTCAGGAAGTTGTTCTGGGATGATCCTTATCAGACCTCGCTCGTCACTCATGTAAAATCAGTGGAGAACGGGGTGATCACCCTGTTCGAGACCATTGCTTACGCCTTTTCAGGTGGACAGCAATCTGATACAGGTACCATGAACGGATATAAGATCATTACAGCCAGGAAAGAAGGTAAGGAAATTTATTATATACTCGAAGAAGGCCATGCCCTGCAGGCGGGCGATGAGGTTCGTATTGAAATAGACTGGGACGCCAGATACAAACTCATGAAACTTCACTTTGCAGCAGAGATCATTCTTGAGCTTGTCAATCAGCATTTCGGATGTCCGGTAAAGATTGGCGCCAATATTACTACTGAAAAATCAAGACTAGACTTCATCTGGGAGAACAATATTTCGGAAATGTTTCCCTTACTCACAGCTAAAGCAAAAGAAATTATCGATGCCGATCTACCCATAGAAAGCGCTTTTAGTGATCCTGTAAATGAAGTAAGGTACTGGAGAATCGAAGGATTTGGCCAGGTTCCTTGTGGTGGAACGCATATCAAGACAACCGGGGAAATAGGCCCCATCCAGCTGAAGCGCAACCGGCAGGGTAAGAACAAGGAACGCATAGAAATATACCTGACTTAA
- a CDS encoding ATP-binding cassette domain-containing protein, translated as MLTVLNVSTGYQKKEVLSGISFNINRGEIVMLAGSNGSGKSTLLKTIFGMLPLWSEGKITFNGEIITGSSASELLKKGLLYIPQKNNLFEDLTVRENLQMAGLTLGKKIAKERIAKTLASFDVLGKLLNRTPMRLSGGERQLLVLAMATLHQPAMILYDEPFGGLSAHNITFISHQLKMLGREKGITLLIVEHRVRECTAIADRVIGLKLGRMFSDVAIKKGFDINSLQPIFL; from the coding sequence ATGTTGACAGTATTAAATGTATCGACCGGTTATCAAAAGAAAGAAGTGCTTTCCGGCATTTCTTTCAACATAAACAGAGGGGAAATCGTAATGCTGGCGGGCAGTAATGGCAGTGGTAAGTCCACTTTACTAAAAACCATTTTCGGCATGCTGCCTTTGTGGAGTGAAGGCAAAATAACATTCAATGGAGAGATAATTACCGGCAGCTCGGCGAGCGAATTGCTGAAAAAGGGTTTGTTGTATATACCTCAAAAAAACAACCTTTTTGAAGACCTTACCGTGCGGGAGAACTTACAAATGGCAGGCTTGACGCTTGGCAAGAAAATAGCAAAAGAACGGATAGCCAAAACATTGGCGTCGTTTGACGTATTAGGGAAATTATTGAACAGAACACCGATGAGGCTGAGTGGCGGCGAACGGCAATTACTGGTGTTGGCTATGGCTACGCTTCACCAGCCGGCTATGATCCTGTACGACGAGCCATTTGGTGGTTTGTCTGCACACAACATAACCTTTATTTCTCATCAACTGAAGATGCTGGGCAGAGAAAAAGGTATTACGTTGCTTATCGTGGAGCACCGTGTGCGGGAATGTACTGCTATCGCCGATAGGGTCATCGGTTTAAAGCTCGGCAGGATGTTCAGCGATGTTGCAATTAAGAAAGGGTTTGATATCAACAGCCTGCAGCCTATTTTTTTATAA